One genomic region from uncultured Cohaesibacter sp. encodes:
- a CDS encoding M20 aminoacylase family protein, whose amino-acid sequence MDQSNDFASLSDFEDKKEEMAANRQHIHQHPELSHQESETAAFVAGKLKDWGYEVAENVGGHGIVARLKVGEGSKSIAIRADMDALPIDEETGLAYASQNEGVMHACGHDGHTAVLMGTAEYLARTKKFDGTVNLIFQPAEESPVKSGAEKMIEDGLLERFPFDCIYGLHNHPGAPVGQIMLRDGPAMAGADMIDITVRGKGGHGARPHETIDPVVTACHIAIGLQTIVSRNIDPFQPAVITIGAIHGGKAPNVIPEEVVMRVTLRTFDQTVRDHAKKRIIEMSQSIAEGFGATARVDIPHGLPVVVNSTKEMEFAKEVALELVGEEGIAEFPISSGSEDFAHYLAHKPGCFIRVGNGEESAALHNPKFNFSDEMLPVGAALWARLVERYLHA is encoded by the coding sequence ATGGATCAGAGCAACGATTTTGCTTCCCTTTCTGATTTTGAAGACAAAAAAGAAGAGATGGCTGCCAACCGGCAGCATATTCACCAGCATCCCGAACTGTCCCATCAGGAATCCGAAACCGCAGCCTTTGTGGCTGGCAAACTCAAGGACTGGGGCTATGAGGTTGCCGAAAATGTTGGCGGACACGGCATCGTGGCGCGGCTCAAAGTAGGGGAAGGCAGCAAGAGCATTGCGATTCGCGCCGATATGGATGCCCTGCCGATTGACGAAGAAACCGGCCTTGCCTATGCCAGCCAGAATGAAGGCGTTATGCATGCCTGCGGCCATGATGGCCATACGGCTGTGCTGATGGGTACAGCGGAATATCTCGCCCGCACCAAAAAATTCGACGGCACCGTCAATCTCATTTTCCAGCCCGCCGAAGAAAGCCCGGTCAAAAGTGGCGCAGAAAAGATGATCGAAGATGGCCTGCTCGAACGCTTCCCGTTTGACTGCATCTATGGCCTGCATAACCATCCTGGCGCTCCGGTCGGGCAAATCATGCTGCGCGATGGGCCCGCTATGGCTGGCGCCGACATGATCGACATCACCGTGCGCGGCAAGGGTGGCCATGGAGCTCGCCCACATGAAACCATCGATCCGGTGGTGACCGCCTGCCACATTGCCATCGGCCTGCAGACCATCGTGTCGCGCAATATCGATCCCTTCCAGCCTGCCGTTATCACCATCGGCGCGATCCATGGTGGCAAAGCTCCGAACGTCATTCCCGAAGAAGTCGTGATGCGCGTCACTTTGCGCACATTTGACCAGACCGTTCGCGACCATGCCAAAAAGCGCATTATCGAAATGTCTCAGTCCATTGCGGAAGGGTTCGGGGCCACAGCAAGAGTGGATATTCCGCACGGGCTTCCGGTGGTCGTCAACTCCACCAAGGAAATGGAATTTGCCAAGGAAGTGGCGCTGGAGCTGGTTGGAGAAGAAGGTATTGCTGAATTCCCTATCAGTTCGGGCAGCGAAGACTTCGCCCACTATCTGGCGCACAAGCCGGGCTGCTTCATTCGCGTGGGCAATGGGGAAGAGTCAGCGGCTCTGCATAATCCGAAATTCAATTTCTCAGATGAGATGTTGCCGGTCGGTGCCGCGCTCTGGGCACGCCTTGTCGAGCGCTATCTGCACGCTTGA
- a CDS encoding pitrilysin family protein, with translation MTRRQAALLRQAQIQNAIAQSRRKKARAIALAPSNKLSAPRLLTLTLLTSLLIMLSWSYAGATEIQRVVSDKGIEAWLVEDNTVPIIAIDFSFTGGSAQDADGKAGTAAMLSSLLDEGAADMDSQAFQTALEDNAIKLSFDAGRDRFYGSLRTLTPNKDIAFDLLAKSLQAPHFDANPIERMRAQWIVSAKRKLTDPDAIASRAMRDALFEGHPYGRDTNGTEASLARITRDDLVAMHKNVMTRDGLTIGVVGAIDAESLKAMLDKVFAPLPESGTLQPVDDVEISKTGEFHVDFATPQTKISFAMPGIKRHDDDFFAAYLVNHILGGGSFSSRLYEEIREKRGLAYGVYSYLTDYDHAQMLAGGMGTRTENADQALMLVKQEIQRLGNEGPTEEELASAKKFLIGNYPLRFDSSSKISRQLVGIQNEKLGIDYFDKRNSYIEGVTLDDAKRAAKRLLDPSKMLIVTVGQQIKHADATPDKPAVSASASVAAPTAANDNEPKAKVGVN, from the coding sequence ATGACCAGACGACAGGCCGCCCTCTTGCGCCAGGCACAGATCCAGAATGCCATCGCTCAGTCGCGCCGCAAAAAGGCTCGTGCAATTGCTTTGGCTCCAAGCAACAAGCTTTCAGCTCCGCGCCTCTTGACGCTGACCCTTTTGACCAGCCTTCTGATCATGCTCAGTTGGAGTTATGCAGGCGCTACGGAAATCCAGCGCGTCGTCAGTGACAAGGGCATTGAAGCCTGGCTGGTTGAAGACAATACCGTGCCAATCATCGCGATCGATTTTTCCTTCACCGGCGGCAGCGCTCAGGATGCGGACGGCAAGGCTGGCACAGCGGCCATGCTCTCCAGCCTGCTCGATGAAGGCGCAGCCGATATGGACAGTCAGGCCTTTCAGACTGCCCTTGAAGACAATGCGATCAAACTCAGCTTCGATGCAGGCCGCGACCGCTTCTATGGTTCGCTGCGCACCCTGACGCCAAACAAGGACATCGCCTTCGATCTGCTGGCCAAGTCCCTGCAAGCTCCGCATTTCGACGCAAACCCGATTGAGCGCATGCGTGCGCAATGGATCGTTTCGGCCAAGCGGAAACTGACCGACCCTGATGCCATCGCATCACGAGCCATGCGGGATGCGCTCTTTGAGGGCCATCCCTATGGACGCGATACAAACGGCACAGAGGCCTCTCTTGCCCGTATCACCCGCGACGATCTGGTTGCCATGCACAAGAATGTGATGACCCGCGACGGCCTCACCATCGGCGTTGTTGGCGCCATTGATGCCGAAAGCCTCAAGGCAATGCTCGACAAGGTGTTCGCGCCGCTGCCGGAAAGTGGCACACTTCAGCCGGTGGACGATGTCGAGATTTCCAAAACGGGTGAATTCCACGTCGATTTTGCTACGCCGCAAACCAAGATCAGCTTCGCCATGCCGGGCATCAAGCGCCATGACGACGACTTCTTTGCGGCCTATCTGGTCAATCATATTCTGGGCGGCGGCTCCTTCTCCTCGCGTCTTTATGAAGAGATTCGCGAGAAGCGCGGCCTTGCCTACGGGGTCTATAGCTATTTGACTGATTATGACCATGCGCAGATGCTGGCCGGAGGCATGGGCACCCGCACGGAAAATGCCGATCAGGCGCTGATGCTGGTCAAGCAGGAAATCCAACGCCTTGGCAATGAAGGCCCGACTGAGGAAGAACTGGCTTCAGCCAAGAAATTCCTCATCGGCAACTATCCATTGCGCTTTGACAGCTCATCGAAAATTTCCCGCCAGCTGGTTGGTATCCAGAATGAAAAGCTGGGCATCGACTATTTCGACAAGCGCAACAGCTATATCGAAGGGGTTACGCTGGATGATGCCAAACGCGCAGCCAAACGCCTGCTTGATCCCTCCAAGATGCTGATCGTTACCGTCGGCCAGCAGATCAAGCATGCTGATGCGACGCCTGACAAACCGGCAGTTTCCGCCTCGGCATCGGTTGCAGCGCCAACTGCAGCCAACGACAATGAACCTAAAGCCAAAGTCGGGGTCAACTGA
- a CDS encoding AtpZ/AtpI family protein, with protein MPRDEDDKLDDRLGNLDAELAKMRESQATKNREKMDSEQSNGLAMAWRLGSEFVAGVLVGTAIGWLIDEWLGIRPWGMIIFLLLGFLAGMLNLLRSAGKLPPPGA; from the coding sequence ATGCCGAGAGATGAAGACGACAAGCTGGATGACCGTCTTGGCAATTTGGACGCGGAACTTGCAAAAATGCGTGAGTCCCAAGCGACAAAGAACCGGGAAAAAATGGACAGCGAACAGAGCAACGGACTTGCGATGGCCTGGCGTCTTGGCTCAGAGTTTGTCGCAGGGGTTCTGGTTGGAACTGCCATCGGCTGGCTGATAGATGAATGGCTTGGAATACGACCGTGGGGGATGATAATCTTTCTGTTACTCGGTTTCCTGGCCGGAATGCTGAATTTGTTGCGCTCGGCGGGCAAGTTGCCCCCTCCGGGAGCTTGA
- a CDS encoding crosslink repair DNA glycosylase YcaQ family protein, which produces MTEQSLTKAQARRIALKAQGFLPQRRGLKRIDRRHLASLFDQLTLLQIDSVNVLDRAHYLTLFARFGAYDKAAVDRLLHDVSGPKSAEKKAYFEYWGHEASVMPVSLYPALKWRMERACQHQGVWGKLSRYAKENPQVLETILKDISDRGPLCVSDLEKRGGRSGAWWGWNDSKIALEFLFWCGHIVAAGRQGFTRYYDLPERVIPTDYLNAPALEEAAAHRQLMALSAKSHGIGTEKCLRDYFRLPTAEARKALNSLVEEGIIEPVSVQGWDAPTYLYKDAQLPARATCRALLAPFDSLIWYRDRAEALFDFHYRIEIYVPKEKRQFGYYVLPFLMGDRLVARLDLKANRQESILEVFAAHGEARIDQGKVAEALAQELALMAQWMGLEAIRVGERGDLAGSLSESVRKLT; this is translated from the coding sequence ATGACAGAGCAAAGCCTTACCAAAGCCCAGGCAAGACGCATAGCCCTCAAAGCTCAAGGCTTTTTGCCCCAACGGCGGGGTCTCAAACGCATTGACCGGCGCCATCTGGCATCCCTGTTCGATCAGCTCACTTTATTGCAAATCGACTCGGTGAATGTGCTGGATCGGGCGCATTATCTGACGCTGTTCGCGCGCTTTGGCGCCTATGACAAGGCAGCCGTTGATCGGCTTCTGCATGATGTCTCTGGCCCAAAGAGCGCAGAAAAGAAGGCCTATTTCGAATATTGGGGGCATGAAGCCTCGGTAATGCCGGTCAGCCTCTATCCAGCGCTCAAATGGCGCATGGAACGGGCCTGTCAGCATCAAGGCGTCTGGGGCAAGCTTTCCCGCTATGCCAAAGAAAACCCGCAAGTGCTGGAAACGATCCTCAAGGACATCTCGGATCGCGGACCATTATGTGTCTCGGATCTGGAAAAACGGGGCGGGCGCTCAGGGGCATGGTGGGGCTGGAATGACAGCAAGATCGCGCTGGAATTCCTGTTCTGGTGCGGCCATATCGTGGCTGCCGGACGGCAAGGCTTCACCCGCTATTATGATTTGCCAGAGCGCGTCATTCCCACCGACTATCTTAACGCCCCTGCGCTCGAAGAAGCTGCAGCCCACCGCCAGCTCATGGCGCTGTCGGCGAAATCGCATGGCATTGGAACAGAGAAATGTTTGCGCGACTATTTCCGCCTGCCCACAGCAGAGGCCCGCAAGGCGCTCAATTCTCTCGTGGAGGAAGGCATCATCGAGCCAGTGTCTGTGCAAGGCTGGGACGCACCGACCTATTTATATAAAGACGCCCAGCTTCCAGCCCGCGCCACCTGTCGAGCCCTGCTGGCGCCCTTTGATTCCCTCATCTGGTATAGAGATCGCGCCGAGGCCCTGTTTGATTTCCACTATCGCATTGAAATCTATGTACCAAAGGAGAAAAGGCAGTTCGGCTACTATGTGCTGCCCTTCCTGATGGGTGACAGGCTTGTAGCCCGGCTGGACCTCAAAGCCAATCGACAGGAGTCGATCCTCGAAGTGTTTGCCGCCCATGGGGAAGCACGCATCGACCAAGGCAAAGTGGCCGAAGCTCTGGCACAGGAGCTTGCGTTGATGGCGCAATGGATGGGGTTGGAAGCAATTCGCGTCGGCGAGCGAGGGGACCTGGCCGGCTCCCTGTCAGAGTCGGTCAGAAAACTTACATGA
- a CDS encoding L-threonylcarbamoyladenylate synthase — MTRPAAQWQPLHFDINPQTGAPGAILSKDPGFSRASKILADGGLVAVPTETVYGLAADATNAEAVASIYQAKNRPSFNPLISHLPSLEAAQHHGLFNEDALKLANAFWPGPMTLVIKKREGSPIADLTSAGLDTVALRVPDSALMRSLAFATGKPLAAPSANRSGRVSPTTAAHVAEELADRIDMIADSGACRVGVESSVILCVDGAPATLLRPGGISAEQLEAVLGRPLARAGTDDTAPSSPGMMTSHYAPSVAVRLNAKEIQQGEALLAFGPNLPANADRAVEVVNLSETGDSFEAAQKLFASLRALDRPDVTCIAVAPISNEGLGEAINDRLKRAAA; from the coding sequence ATGACCAGACCAGCAGCCCAGTGGCAGCCTCTTCACTTCGACATAAACCCGCAAACCGGCGCTCCGGGGGCCATCCTTTCCAAGGATCCGGGCTTCTCGCGCGCCAGCAAGATCCTTGCTGATGGCGGGCTGGTCGCGGTGCCGACGGAAACGGTTTATGGTCTGGCGGCAGATGCCACCAATGCCGAAGCGGTCGCAAGCATCTATCAGGCCAAAAACAGGCCAAGCTTCAACCCGCTCATCTCGCATTTGCCAAGCCTTGAGGCCGCGCAACACCATGGGTTGTTCAATGAGGATGCGTTGAAACTTGCGAATGCCTTCTGGCCCGGCCCGATGACCCTTGTTATCAAGAAGCGCGAGGGGAGCCCCATTGCGGATCTCACCTCTGCAGGGCTTGATACGGTGGCTTTGCGGGTTCCAGATTCCGCTCTGATGCGCTCTCTGGCCTTTGCAACGGGCAAGCCGCTGGCTGCGCCCTCGGCCAACCGCTCAGGACGCGTGAGCCCGACCACGGCAGCCCATGTGGCCGAAGAGCTGGCCGACCGGATCGACATGATCGCCGATTCTGGCGCCTGTCGGGTCGGCGTGGAATCCAGCGTCATTCTTTGTGTTGATGGCGCACCGGCCACGCTGTTGCGTCCGGGCGGCATTTCCGCCGAACAGTTGGAAGCTGTGCTGGGGCGCCCCCTCGCCCGCGCGGGCACCGACGACACGGCCCCAAGCTCTCCGGGTATGATGACCAGCCATTATGCCCCCTCTGTCGCTGTACGCCTCAACGCAAAAGAGATTCAGCAAGGAGAAGCCCTTCTGGCATTCGGGCCGAATTTGCCAGCCAATGCCGACCGCGCAGTAGAGGTGGTCAATCTCTCGGAAACGGGTGATAGTTTTGAAGCGGCGCAGAAGCTGTTTGCCTCTCTGCGTGCGCTCGATCGTCCTGACGTGACTTGCATTGCGGTTGCCCCCATCAGCAATGAAGGACTGGGCGAAGCCATCAATGATCGGCTAAAACGCGCGGCCGCCTGA
- a CDS encoding insulinase family protein — protein sequence MRRQVFSLNRSIHRSMVIMLMTGGLLGSGSAALASQSTAAPSKSAAQAAAAPSAALGQAMGANLAELPQFGQNFSTFQLENGMQVVVIPDHRAPVVTHMVWYKVGAADEKPGVSGIAHFLEHLMFKGTKAHPDGEFSKIIASLGGEENAFTTQDYTAYYQRVAKQHLGLMMELEADRMANLQLTDEQVKPELKVILEERAMRIDSNPAALLSESLDAALYRNHPYGIPVIGWEHEMEQLDRQDAIDWYNEYYTPNNAILIVAGDISEDEVRSLAEKTYGKVKRRAEPKARIRPHEPPQRTARSLTFSDERVNQASVRQAYGTPSDSTAKNGEAEALDLLGYILGSGTNSRLYKTLVIDNKIATSAGAYYQGTGLDDTRMLFYGTPTAGHTVGDVQAGIRTEIDRIMKDGVSEDEVARAKRSLLAQTFYAQDNQAALARIVGTALSTGQSLDELRKWPEHLAEVTPEQIKAVAEKYLQAHRSVTGYLLPPGASIEPSSAQGDKECSDVDQAIPKAREMSYPKDPPRASQKVPNPKARPQGQPKPKPKAEGTPSTANDDAAPSSATAE from the coding sequence ATGCGAAGACAGGTTTTCTCATTGAATCGCTCGATCCACCGATCCATGGTGATCATGCTGATGACAGGCGGCCTTCTTGGCAGCGGCTCGGCAGCTCTGGCGAGCCAGTCTACGGCAGCGCCCTCGAAAAGCGCCGCACAGGCTGCAGCGGCACCATCGGCAGCCCTTGGTCAGGCAATGGGAGCCAATCTGGCAGAATTACCGCAATTCGGGCAGAATTTCTCCACCTTCCAGCTAGAGAATGGCATGCAGGTGGTGGTGATTCCCGATCATCGTGCGCCTGTGGTTACCCATATGGTCTGGTATAAAGTGGGAGCCGCCGATGAGAAGCCCGGCGTTTCGGGGATCGCGCATTTCCTCGAACATCTGATGTTCAAAGGCACCAAGGCCCATCCGGACGGTGAATTCTCCAAAATCATAGCGTCTCTTGGTGGCGAGGAGAATGCCTTCACGACCCAGGATTATACCGCCTATTATCAGCGGGTTGCCAAGCAACATCTCGGGTTGATGATGGAGTTGGAAGCTGATCGCATGGCCAATCTGCAGCTCACCGACGAACAGGTGAAGCCGGAATTGAAGGTCATTCTGGAAGAGCGCGCCATGCGCATAGACAGCAATCCCGCTGCTCTCCTGAGCGAATCTCTTGATGCTGCGCTTTATCGCAATCACCCTTACGGTATTCCGGTCATTGGCTGGGAGCATGAAATGGAACAGCTTGACCGGCAGGATGCGATTGACTGGTATAATGAGTATTACACGCCCAATAACGCAATTTTGATCGTCGCAGGCGACATTTCTGAGGATGAAGTGCGCTCTCTGGCGGAAAAGACCTATGGAAAGGTCAAGCGACGTGCCGAGCCGAAGGCACGGATTCGCCCGCACGAGCCACCACAGCGCACCGCGCGCAGCCTCACTTTCAGTGATGAGCGGGTCAATCAGGCCAGTGTGCGTCAGGCCTATGGTACCCCGTCAGACAGCACAGCCAAAAATGGAGAGGCCGAGGCACTTGATCTGTTGGGCTATATCCTTGGCTCAGGCACCAATTCGCGCCTCTACAAGACATTGGTTATCGACAACAAGATCGCGACCTCTGCTGGCGCCTATTATCAGGGCACCGGTCTTGATGACACGCGCATGCTGTTTTACGGCACCCCAACGGCAGGCCATACGGTGGGCGATGTGCAGGCGGGCATCCGAACCGAAATCGACAGAATCATGAAAGATGGTGTCAGCGAAGATGAAGTGGCGCGTGCCAAGCGCTCACTGCTGGCTCAGACCTTCTATGCTCAGGACAATCAGGCCGCATTGGCCCGAATCGTCGGCACGGCCCTTTCTACCGGCCAGTCTTTGGATGAATTGAGAAAATGGCCAGAGCATCTGGCTGAAGTCACCCCCGAGCAGATCAAGGCCGTAGCTGAGAAATATCTGCAAGCGCATCGGTCCGTGACAGGCTATCTGTTGCCGCCGGGGGCCAGCATTGAGCCTTCCAGCGCGCAAGGCGACAAAGAATGCAGCGATGTGGATCAGGCCATCCCGAAAGCCAGAGAGATGAGCTATCCGAAGGATCCGCCACGCGCTTCACAGAAGGTACCGAATCCGAAGGCCCGACCGCAGGGCCAGCCAAAGCCGAAACCGAAAGCAGAGGGCACACCATCAACTGCCAATGACGACGCGGCGCCTTCCAGCGCTACTGCAGAATAG
- a CDS encoding EAL domain-containing protein — protein sequence MAQIKLLGAALPIFFTVWALLLFEHGDHVIRVNIAYFMAISGICIVVFMIHLRIAAYQVAMFVYIPLVIRLLLTGDSALMTMGVNLFIAAVLLVVVVYFQSSHFRNAVKSEVALQRASEHNRTLANLDSLTSLPNRRLFFDNLNGEIALAKENSRRLAVGILDLDGFKAVNDLHGHNIGDLLLQHVAERLKRLVGGDVLVSRLGGDEFALLIKTRNSDAELLLLGEQICAVLRAPFLIEEGRISISASVGYAVYPDVAKTAHDLYECADYALYQNKRNNRGCPSLFAKEQATELEQRVLIEQAIRSANLDKELSVYFQPIVEVSSGRIAAFEALARWHSPQVGQVAPSVFIPIAEQSGRICEITHTLLAKALSEAANWPHEIKLSFNLSALDVSAGERTLKLASIVMHSDVDPRRIDFEITETAAMGRESEVQASIADLRALGCGISLDDFGTGFSSLSQLHALPLTTIKIDRSFVSELDKNQAGYKIVKSLLSLSRDMGVECIVEGVETNAELDMIKRLGGRLVQGYLWSAPVPAEQVGGLIAKHEQKCLFFAPVEQERGQGRIPLSSNSEG from the coding sequence ATGGCCCAGATCAAGCTCCTTGGTGCCGCTCTTCCTATTTTCTTTACCGTCTGGGCCTTGTTGCTATTTGAGCATGGTGATCATGTTATTCGCGTCAACATCGCCTATTTCATGGCGATTTCGGGCATCTGCATTGTTGTCTTCATGATACATTTGCGGATAGCAGCCTATCAGGTGGCAATGTTCGTCTATATCCCGCTGGTTATCCGCTTGTTACTGACCGGAGACAGCGCCTTAATGACGATGGGTGTCAACCTGTTTATCGCAGCTGTTTTGCTGGTGGTGGTGGTCTATTTTCAATCCAGCCATTTTCGCAATGCCGTGAAGTCTGAAGTTGCCCTGCAACGGGCCAGTGAGCATAACCGGACGCTGGCCAATCTCGATAGTCTTACCAGCCTGCCAAACCGACGTCTGTTCTTTGACAATCTCAATGGGGAAATCGCTCTTGCGAAAGAGAATAGCCGGCGGCTCGCAGTTGGCATTCTGGATCTGGATGGCTTCAAGGCCGTGAATGATCTGCACGGACACAATATCGGAGACCTGTTGCTACAGCATGTGGCTGAGCGGCTCAAGAGGCTGGTCGGAGGCGATGTTTTGGTGTCTCGTCTGGGCGGGGATGAATTTGCACTGCTCATCAAGACACGCAATTCCGACGCTGAATTGCTGCTGCTAGGAGAACAGATCTGCGCCGTGCTTCGTGCGCCTTTTCTCATCGAAGAGGGGCGTATCAGCATTTCCGCTTCGGTCGGCTATGCGGTCTATCCCGATGTCGCTAAAACCGCGCACGATCTATATGAATGCGCCGACTATGCCCTCTATCAGAACAAGAGAAACAACAGGGGCTGCCCCAGCCTGTTCGCCAAAGAGCAGGCCACAGAGCTTGAACAGCGCGTCCTGATCGAGCAAGCCATTCGCTCGGCAAATCTGGACAAGGAACTCAGTGTCTATTTTCAGCCCATCGTCGAAGTGTCTTCAGGCCGCATCGCCGCCTTTGAGGCCTTGGCGCGCTGGCATAGCCCGCAGGTTGGTCAAGTTGCCCCTTCGGTCTTCATTCCCATTGCTGAACAAAGTGGCCGGATTTGCGAAATCACCCATACCCTGCTGGCTAAAGCCTTGTCAGAAGCCGCTAACTGGCCGCACGAGATCAAACTTTCCTTCAATCTCTCCGCCCTTGATGTGAGCGCAGGGGAACGCACCCTGAAGCTGGCCTCCATTGTCATGCACAGTGATGTTGATCCGCGCCGGATTGATTTTGAAATCACCGAAACCGCCGCCATGGGCCGGGAGAGTGAAGTACAAGCTTCCATCGCGGATCTCAGAGCGCTCGGCTGCGGTATTTCACTGGATGATTTTGGCACCGGCTTTTCCAGCTTGAGCCAGTTGCACGCCTTGCCGCTGACGACGATCAAGATCGACCGGAGTTTTGTGAGCGAGCTGGACAAGAATCAAGCTGGCTACAAGATTGTCAAATCCCTGCTTTCGCTCAGCCGCGACATGGGCGTGGAATGCATTGTGGAAGGCGTGGAAACAAATGCGGAGCTGGATATGATCAAACGGCTCGGTGGGCGGCTTGTGCAGGGCTATCTTTGGTCGGCACCGGTACCTGCCGAACAGGTCGGCGGTTTGATTGCCAAGCATGAACAGAAATGCCTGTTTTTCGCCCCCGTGGAGCAGGAAAGAGGACAGGGGAGAATTCCCCTATCCTCAAATTCTGAAGGGTAA
- a CDS encoding 5'-nucleotidase C-terminal domain-containing protein produces the protein MSNKDVNARTSLSRRSLLLGSAAIATSAAFSPMLTFRANAAPMAGELQLVPATPNPNGIIDKLFLLKGDPLSGPIKTIVAEDGSPVPAPVLEEGERRVLRVLHFNDMHNHITDLHGKKGDTHRLAQMVKLVKEARANAAENEAVLFVSAGDDHTGSIFDELMGWGPEDFVADASYRAYSAAGVEIAALGNHEFDRGAELLKKGKDTDATFPLLSANVHSSGYMKRDKDYTAAAVADINGLRVGLIGLTTNIDTRVGQPNDPTLAVDRPVTALSNLLPAVSEISDVVVILSHCGYGIGQHKSGKAATARDIGDGDFAIAKIASELSEKPIVVVGGHTHTKLNETGIDENNLKDGVLITQALAHGKFLGDIAISIAAHQGRKDWYNSVSLHPIKASDKRVASDDPKYPSLQQEGDWDATFEETVVGPLLKQLDSKLAETIGTVEADTLGRDVTIASRYIGESALGNFMNDAVVARSETFPGGKVDFALFNATGLSAGVEKGPLSFKAWYDVMPYADAIHVATMTGAQLRDMLNNNAVRLLRPEEVDGIDLNGFVSRGFLHFSSGIRYDIALGADAKSAKAVNITLNGQPIDEVLDKKFTLAINSYIAFGAYGETWNGKPISGGVAGDIPSFDLRKLDYDHTGLVYRNEVIAFIRDQKVITEANGAKLDGRLAVKA, from the coding sequence ATGTCCAACAAAGACGTTAATGCTCGCACGAGCCTGTCACGCCGCTCCCTGCTGCTCGGCAGTGCCGCCATTGCCACGAGCGCCGCATTTTCTCCCATGCTGACCTTCCGCGCCAATGCCGCCCCCATGGCTGGCGAGTTGCAGCTGGTCCCCGCCACGCCCAACCCGAATGGCATCATCGACAAGCTCTTCCTTTTGAAAGGCGATCCGCTCAGCGGTCCGATCAAAACCATTGTGGCCGAAGATGGCAGCCCCGTTCCGGCCCCCGTTCTGGAAGAAGGCGAACGCCGTGTGCTGCGCGTTTTGCATTTCAACGACATGCACAACCACATCACCGACCTGCACGGCAAGAAGGGCGACACCCACCGTCTTGCGCAGATGGTCAAGCTGGTCAAGGAAGCCCGCGCCAACGCAGCCGAGAATGAGGCTGTGCTGTTTGTTTCCGCAGGGGATGACCACACCGGCTCGATCTTTGACGAGTTGATGGGCTGGGGCCCAGAAGACTTTGTTGCTGACGCCAGCTATCGTGCCTATAGCGCCGCCGGTGTCGAAATTGCTGCACTGGGCAACCATGAATTCGACCGTGGTGCCGAGTTGCTCAAAAAGGGCAAGGACACGGACGCAACCTTCCCGTTGCTTTCCGCCAACGTACATTCTTCGGGCTATATGAAGCGTGATAAAGACTACACCGCCGCGGCTGTTGCCGACATCAATGGCTTGCGCGTCGGGCTCATTGGCCTCACCACCAACATCGACACCCGCGTCGGCCAGCCGAACGACCCGACCCTTGCGGTGGACCGTCCGGTGACGGCGCTCTCCAACCTGCTGCCAGCCGTCTCCGAAATCTCCGATGTGGTCGTTATCCTTTCTCACTGCGGCTATGGTATCGGCCAGCATAAATCTGGCAAGGCCGCCACAGCCCGCGACATTGGTGACGGTGACTTTGCCATTGCCAAGATTGCAAGCGAGCTGAGCGAGAAGCCCATTGTTGTGGTTGGTGGCCATACGCACACCAAGCTCAACGAAACCGGCATAGACGAGAATAACCTCAAGGACGGTGTCCTCATCACTCAGGCTCTGGCCCATGGCAAGTTCCTTGGCGATATAGCCATTTCCATTGCCGCCCATCAGGGCCGCAAGGACTGGTACAACTCCGTTTCCCTGCATCCGATCAAAGCCAGCGACAAGCGTGTTGCCAGCGACGATCCGAAATATCCTTCCCTGCAACAGGAAGGCGACTGGGATGCCACGTTCGAGGAAACCGTGGTTGGCCCGCTGCTCAAGCAGCTCGACAGCAAGCTGGCCGAGACCATCGGTACGGTGGAAGCGGATACCCTTGGCCGTGATGTCACCATCGCCAGCCGCTATATCGGCGAAAGCGCCCTTGGCAACTTCATGAATGATGCGGTGGTGGCGCGCTCGGAGACCTTCCCCGGCGGCAAGGTGGATTTTGCTCTCTTCAATGCGACGGGCCTATCGGCAGGCGTGGAAAAAGGACCATTGTCCTTCAAGGCATGGTATGATGTGATGCCTTATGCCGACGCCATTCATGTGGCCACCATGACCGGTGCCCAGCTGCGCGACATGCTCAATAACAACGCAGTGCGCCTGTTACGCCCGGAAGAGGTCGACGGGATTGATCTGAATGGCTTTGTCTCGCGCGGCTTCCTGCATTTCTCCTCGGGCATTCGCTATGACATCGCTCTGGGCGCAGATGCCAAATCCGCAAAGGCCGTCAATATCACGCTCAATGGTCAGCCGATCGACGAGGTTCTGGACAAAAAATTCACCCTCGCGATCAACAGCTATATTGCCTTTGGCGCCTATGGTGAAACCTGGAATGGTAAGCCGATTTCCGGTGGTGTTGCAGGTGACATCCCGAGCTTTGATCTGCGCAAGCTGGACTATGACCATACCGGTCTAGTCTATCGCAACGAAGTAATCGCCTTCATCCGCGACCAGAAGGTCATAACCGAGGCCAATGGCGCCAAGCTTGATGGCCGTCTGGCAGTGAAGGCCTGA